A genomic segment from Orientia tsutsugamushi str. Boryong encodes:
- a CDS encoding methyltransferase domain-containing protein: MNYIFNREAYRMQRNIKVANEIHSCNFLLNFCVDDIVCRLSRINQQFSNILDLGARNGILTSKLKKLYNKSNIIALEIAENLINQIHDNDIMKVVADDANIPFLNESFDLVASLLNMHWLNDFPIFLKQVLQVLTGNGAFIGCLFGENTLSVLRKKLIEAESILQLPHTPHISPFIRIEDVVKLFQLAGFTVIVDIETIEVEYKSCLDLMKELGNMGEAAKFNQRQLGVHKKLLHFLMEDQSPISEKFDIIAFIAFKNPESLSIKDL, encoded by the coding sequence ATGAATTATATTTTTAATCGTGAAGCATATAGGATGCAACGTAATATAAAAGTTGCTAATGAAATACATAGCTGTAATTTTTTACTCAACTTCTGTGTAGACGATATAGTGTGCCGACTTAGTCGAATAAATCAACAGTTTAGTAATATTTTGGATTTAGGAGCAAGAAATGGAATTTTAACTAGTAAGCTTAAGAAGCTATATAATAAAAGTAATATTATCGCTTTAGAAATAGCAGAAAATCTTATAAACCAAATTCATGATAATGATATAATGAAAGTAGTTGCTGATGATGCTAATATTCCGTTTTTGAATGAGAGTTTTGATTTGGTTGCCTCATTATTAAATATGCACTGGTTAAATGATTTTCCGATATTTTTAAAGCAAGTGCTACAAGTTTTAACTGGTAACGGCGCTTTTATTGGATGCTTATTTGGTGAAAATACTCTTAGTGTTTTAAGAAAAAAGTTGATAGAAGCAGAATCTATTTTACAGCTACCGCATACTCCGCATATTTCTCCATTTATACGAATTGAGGATGTAGTAAAGTTATTTCAGTTAGCTGGTTTTACTGTAATTGTTGATATTGAAACAATAGAAGTGGAGTATAAAAGCTGTTTAGATTTAATGAAGGAATTAGGTAATATGGGGGAAGCAGCAAAATTTAATCAGCGTCAGTTAGGGGTGCATAAAAAATTATTGCATTTTTTAATGGAGGATCAGTCTCCAATTAGTGAAAAATTTGATATTATTGCGTTTATTGCATTCAAGAATCCCGAATCATTAAGCATTAAGGATCTTTAA
- a CDS encoding AEC family transporter yields the protein MAIFNFVFFKIIAILLNVIIGFLAGKWSKVDRDSIAGLLFYFIAPIVFFSIPAHTKLDLHEISIAIVTFVIASALCYLSRLVFKRYWQDATQNILAMAAGTANTGYFMLPIAANLFDEYTLSLYMMATIGVSIYESSIGFYICVKSLKNTRESIIQVLKFPNLNAFILGCIFSLAGLTLPKFLDSFIADMIKVYSVLGMIIIGLSVSNLVKFTVDSRFTLAAFISKFIFYPLAINIFIILDKITFAIYTTSHYNALKLLSLAPMAANIIVISSIIKFHPERSAATVLLSCIFALFYIPLMIALTLQL from the coding sequence ATGGCTATTTTTAATTTTGTATTCTTTAAAATTATTGCTATTCTACTTAATGTAATTATTGGATTTCTAGCTGGCAAATGGTCAAAAGTAGATCGTGATAGCATAGCTGGATTATTATTCTACTTCATTGCGCCTATTGTATTTTTTTCAATACCAGCACATACAAAGTTAGATTTACATGAGATAAGTATTGCTATAGTAACTTTTGTTATTGCAAGTGCATTATGTTATCTCTCACGCTTAGTTTTTAAAAGGTACTGGCAGGATGCTACTCAGAATATTTTAGCAATGGCTGCAGGAACAGCTAATACTGGTTACTTTATGTTACCAATAGCTGCTAATCTATTTGATGAATACACATTAAGTTTATATATGATGGCTACTATTGGGGTAAGCATCTACGAGTCATCAATAGGTTTCTATATTTGTGTAAAAAGCTTAAAAAATACTCGAGAAAGCATAATTCAAGTATTAAAATTTCCAAATCTGAATGCATTTATTCTTGGATGTATATTCAGTTTAGCTGGTTTAACCTTGCCTAAGTTTTTAGATAGCTTTATTGCAGATATGATAAAAGTCTACTCAGTATTAGGTATGATAATAATAGGGTTAAGTGTATCAAACTTAGTAAAATTTACAGTAGACTCAAGATTTACATTAGCAGCTTTTATATCAAAGTTTATTTTTTACCCTCTAGCTATTAACATCTTCATTATCTTAGACAAAATTACATTCGCTATATACACTACTTCACACTATAATGCATTAAAACTTCTATCTTTAGCTCCAATGGCTGCTAATATTATAGTAATTTCATCAATTATCAAATTTCATCCTGAAAGATCAGCAGCAACAGTGTTATTATCATGTATTTTTGCATTATTTTATATACCATTAATGATTGCTCTAACTCTACAACTATGA
- the lpdA gene encoding dihydrolipoyl dehydrogenase translates to MPESFDLVVIGGGPGGYTGAIRGAQLGMKVACVDNRNTLGGTCLNVGCIPSKFLLHASKKYEDIKAGFDDLGINVGATKLNLATMLNSKNKRVQELGNGISGLFKKNKVSHFIGTGKIINSHEISVQTSSGSNTSITNIHAKNILIATGSEITTLPGIEIDEEYIVSSTGALSIKSVPKKMLVIGGGYIGLELGSVWRRLGADVTVVERSDRIASAMDNELGKLTQQALLKQGMKFKFNTKIISAVVRNQTVDVILQSVNGDNMQEEKINVDVVLISVGRKPYVRNLGLENIGIKLDKQHSTIEVDEKFTTNIKNIYAIGDVIKGPMLAHKAEEEAIAAVENMTGQAGHVNYNVMPSVIYTFPEVASVGYTEEQLKELGIQYVVGKFPFLANSRAKVIYNDVTGMVKILAHAKTDLILGVHIIGPEAGTLIAEAAVAMEFHAAAEDIARTCHAHPTLSEVFKEAALAVAKRSVNY, encoded by the coding sequence ATGCCAGAAAGTTTTGATTTAGTAGTGATTGGCGGAGGACCAGGAGGATACACAGGAGCAATTAGAGGAGCTCAATTAGGCATGAAGGTTGCATGTGTTGATAATAGGAATACTTTAGGAGGAACTTGTTTGAATGTAGGATGTATTCCTTCTAAATTTCTGCTTCATGCGTCTAAAAAATATGAAGATATTAAAGCAGGTTTTGATGATTTAGGCATCAATGTAGGGGCAACAAAATTAAATCTAGCTACTATGTTGAATAGTAAAAACAAAAGAGTACAAGAGTTAGGAAATGGTATTAGTGGATTGTTTAAAAAGAATAAAGTTAGTCATTTTATTGGTACTGGAAAAATTATTAACAGTCATGAAATTTCTGTTCAAACTAGCTCTGGATCTAATACTAGCATTACTAATATTCATGCTAAAAACATATTGATTGCAACCGGATCAGAAATTACTACTTTGCCAGGTATTGAAATTGATGAAGAATATATAGTTTCTTCTACTGGAGCTCTTAGTATTAAATCTGTTCCTAAAAAAATGTTAGTAATTGGTGGAGGATATATTGGCTTAGAGCTAGGTTCAGTATGGCGCAGGCTAGGAGCAGATGTAACAGTAGTTGAGCGTAGTGATAGAATAGCTTCAGCAATGGACAATGAACTTGGAAAACTAACACAACAAGCACTATTAAAACAGGGCATGAAATTTAAATTTAACACTAAAATTATATCAGCTGTAGTGAGAAATCAAACAGTTGATGTTATACTACAATCAGTTAATGGTGATAATATGCAAGAAGAAAAAATTAATGTTGATGTAGTATTAATCTCAGTCGGTAGAAAGCCTTACGTTAGAAATTTAGGTTTAGAAAATATTGGTATAAAGCTTGACAAACAGCATAGTACTATTGAAGTAGATGAGAAATTTACAACTAATATAAAGAATATTTATGCAATTGGTGATGTCATTAAAGGGCCAATGTTAGCGCATAAAGCTGAAGAAGAAGCTATAGCAGCAGTAGAAAATATGACTGGTCAGGCTGGGCATGTTAATTATAATGTTATGCCAAGTGTTATTTATACTTTCCCAGAAGTTGCATCTGTAGGATATACTGAGGAGCAGCTTAAAGAGCTTGGTATTCAATATGTTGTTGGAAAATTTCCATTTTTAGCTAATAGTAGAGCTAAGGTTATATATAATGATGTTACTGGAATGGTTAAAATTTTAGCTCATGCTAAGACTGATTTAATACTAGGAGTTCATATTATTGGCCCTGAAGCTGGTACTTTAATTGCTGAAGCTGCTGTAGCGATGGAATTTCATGCTGCTGCAGAAGATATAGCTCGTACTTGCCATGCTCATCCTACTCTTAGCGAAGTATTCAAAGAAGCTGCGTTAGCAGTAGCTAAGAGAAGCGTTAATTATTAG
- the tsa22 gene encoding major outer membrane protein TSA22 gives MSKEATELKENMDQAMESASQNSSISAEQRSQLEKEKKELQGQIGDITGKDEQTQQTTMNKLKEWMLKIKNFITSDEFSKLVDSAVKFVQTAVKVSTEMMQAFTGMKDKGIMGVAAGIQTVTSGFQNITQGVSNMIEAGEAAVKHFSSPGDKIKEALGAEGLAKLQAASAGLQNNASIASSSASVSTPTAARPQQKDSIAR, from the coding sequence ATGAGTAAAGAAGCAACAGAACTCAAAGAAAATATGGATCAAGCAATGGAGTCTGCATCGCAAAATTCAAGTATTTCAGCTGAACAAAGATCACAACTTGAAAAAGAAAAAAAGGAACTGCAAGGCCAAATTGGCGATATCACTGGAAAAGATGAACAAACCCAACAAACTACAATGAATAAATTAAAAGAATGGATGTTAAAGATAAAGAATTTTATTACAAGTGATGAATTTTCAAAGCTAGTAGATAGCGCAGTAAAATTTGTACAAACTGCAGTCAAGGTTTCCACAGAAATGATGCAGGCCTTTACAGGCATGAAAGATAAAGGAATAATGGGTGTAGCTGCAGGCATACAAACTGTTACTAGTGGATTTCAAAATATAACACAAGGGGTGAGCAATATGATTGAAGCTGGAGAAGCAGCAGTAAAACACTTTTCTTCTCCTGGAGATAAAATAAAAGAAGCTTTAGGAGCAGAAGGATTAGCTAAACTTCAAGCTGCTAGCGCTGGATTACAAAATAATGCTAGTATAGCATCATCTTCAGCTAGTGTATCAACTCCAACAGCAGCACGCCCACAACAGAAAGACTCTATAGCAAGATAA
- the trxB gene encoding thioredoxin-disulfide reductase: MSRKVNVLIMGSGVAGSTAALYLARSHSNPVLLHGNQPGGQLMTTLEVENYPGFKNTVSGPWIMDQMHNQVKKFEAEVIDDHIKAVNFKTYPFEATGNKALYYANSVVICTGAQAKWLNIPSETTFRGYGVSSCATCDGFFFRNKRVVVVGGGNTAVEEALHLTNLTSQVTLIYRGDEKNGLKAEAILQKRLFKKKQEGKITIIWNSTIEEILGNDNGAKTVTGVRIKNSKNNTISTLEVDGVFIAIGHAPNTSLFTNQLDMDSYGYIITKPNSTQTSIEGIFAAGDVQDNKYRQAVTAASSGCMAALDVQDFLKK, from the coding sequence ATGTCACGCAAAGTTAATGTTTTAATTATGGGTTCAGGAGTAGCAGGAAGCACTGCAGCCCTCTATTTAGCTAGATCTCATTCTAATCCAGTATTACTACATGGCAATCAACCTGGAGGACAGTTAATGACAACTCTTGAGGTAGAGAACTACCCTGGATTTAAAAATACTGTTTCTGGACCATGGATAATGGATCAAATGCATAATCAAGTTAAAAAATTTGAAGCAGAAGTTATAGATGATCATATTAAAGCAGTTAACTTTAAAACTTATCCATTTGAGGCTACAGGCAACAAAGCATTATATTATGCTAACAGTGTAGTGATATGCACTGGCGCTCAAGCAAAATGGCTAAATATACCATCAGAAACTACATTTAGAGGATATGGCGTATCTAGCTGCGCAACCTGTGATGGCTTTTTTTTTCGTAACAAAAGAGTAGTTGTTGTAGGAGGTGGCAATACTGCAGTTGAAGAAGCATTACATTTGACTAATCTTACTAGTCAAGTTACTCTAATATATAGAGGTGATGAAAAAAATGGTCTAAAAGCTGAAGCAATATTACAAAAAAGACTATTTAAGAAAAAACAAGAAGGCAAAATTACTATCATTTGGAATAGCACAATTGAAGAAATATTAGGCAATGATAATGGTGCTAAAACTGTAACTGGAGTAAGAATTAAAAACTCTAAGAATAATACTATTAGTACTTTAGAAGTTGATGGTGTATTTATAGCTATCGGACATGCACCTAATACGTCACTATTTACCAATCAACTTGATATGGATTCTTATGGGTACATTATTACAAAACCTAACTCTACTCAAACTAGTATAGAAGGAATATTTGCTGCTGGTGATGTTCAAGATAATAAATATAGACAAGCAGTAACTGCAGCATCTAGCGGCTGTATGGCAGCTTTAGATGTTCAAGATTTTCTAAAAAAATAG
- the tolB gene encoding Tol-Pal system beta propeller repeat protein TolB — translation MINNLSVSMTKVLKIILTIIIILFNTLSILANTTTLSSIKITKGNCTQIPIAINFFSAKSNEEHDLSQNIVSIISNDLNISKIFAPISSDLFIETEQGVAHIPLFTAWSQINANILINGEITKIDSTDFKVTFVIWDVFSAKEITRKSFTFPSQLWRSTAHKIADQIYKHVTGSKGNFNTKIVYVSESNSSNRKIRRIAIMDQDGANHNYITNGKNHVITPVFSPKNNQILYVSYHNKIPTVRIHDLNSGNNKILASFNGITFSPRFSPDGNKILVSNSSTKNVTHIYEINLLTGKIKQLTKGQSINTSPSYSPDGSKIAFVSDRSGSTQIYIMNDQGGNIKRLTSQPGAYTTPAWSPTNNYIAFTKIEAGEFSIGVIKLDGSNKRIIATKYLVEGPSWAPDGKTIIFSRAYKATKSTSTKVKLYSVDYTGYNEREIQTPENASDPNWSNEYE, via the coding sequence ATGATCAATAATTTATCCGTCTCTATGACTAAAGTCCTAAAAATTATATTAACAATTATTATTATCTTATTTAACACTTTATCTATTTTGGCTAATACTACTACATTATCTTCAATTAAAATTACTAAAGGTAACTGTACACAAATTCCAATAGCAATTAATTTTTTTTCTGCCAAGTCAAATGAAGAGCATGACTTATCTCAAAATATTGTATCGATTATTAGTAATGATCTTAATATATCTAAAATTTTTGCTCCTATATCCAGTGATTTATTTATAGAAACTGAACAAGGCGTTGCTCATATACCATTATTTACTGCTTGGAGTCAAATTAATGCTAACATTCTAATTAATGGAGAAATAACAAAAATAGATTCTACAGATTTCAAAGTTACTTTTGTTATATGGGATGTTTTCTCAGCTAAAGAAATTACTAGAAAATCTTTCACATTCCCTTCGCAACTATGGAGAAGTACAGCTCATAAAATAGCGGATCAAATATATAAACATGTTACTGGAAGCAAGGGAAATTTTAATACAAAAATAGTATATGTCTCTGAAAGCAATTCTTCTAACAGAAAAATTAGGAGAATAGCTATAATGGATCAAGATGGAGCTAATCATAACTATATAACTAATGGTAAAAATCACGTTATTACTCCTGTTTTTTCACCTAAGAATAATCAAATACTTTATGTATCTTATCACAATAAAATACCAACAGTACGTATACATGATCTTAATTCTGGAAATAATAAAATATTAGCTAGTTTTAATGGTATCACGTTTTCGCCTAGATTTTCTCCTGATGGTAATAAAATCTTAGTATCTAATTCATCAACCAAAAATGTTACCCATATATATGAAATTAATTTACTTACTGGAAAAATAAAGCAATTAACTAAGGGGCAATCAATAAATACTTCACCTAGCTATTCTCCTGATGGCAGCAAAATTGCTTTCGTATCAGATCGTAGTGGATCAACACAAATATATATTATGAATGATCAAGGTGGTAATATCAAACGCTTAACTTCTCAACCTGGAGCATATACAACGCCAGCCTGGTCACCAACAAATAATTACATAGCATTTACTAAAATTGAAGCAGGAGAATTTAGCATAGGGGTAATAAAATTAGATGGTAGTAATAAAAGAATAATTGCTACAAAATACTTAGTAGAAGGGCCATCATGGGCTCCAGATGGTAAAACTATCATTTTTTCACGGGCTTACAAAGCTACTAAATCAACTTCTACTAAAGTAAAATTATATTCTGTAGACTATACAGGATACAATGAGCGTGAAATTCAGACTCCTGAAAATGCTTCAGATCCTAACTGGTCAAATGAATATGAGTAA